In Saccharomyces paradoxus chromosome IV, complete sequence, the DNA window GCGGCTGACATATACCTGGCACGATAATATAGCTAtcatattgaaaaagtagTTGATCAAAAAAACAGGAAATAATACATAGATACAAACTCATATTGGTATATACATTTTATATTCACAAGCTGAATGctaaggaaaaaaggtAAGAAGttcatattcttcatttgcTCAATAGGTTATCGAATTTAGGAATCAACGATTGAGCCAACGCAAATGAGAAGACCAGTTTTGGACCCGTTGTTAGTAATTTAGGCGTTAGACCCTTGAAAAACGCAGTTATACCTTCGTTTTTTAAAGTGTTTTTAACAATCTTCAACCCACTTTCAGgattatcaaaatttctaTTCTGAATTCTTGTCTTGATGACATCTAATGGGGCAGAAACAATTAGGGAGGAGCAAGCACCGACTATGGaggaaatgaaattctGAGACCAAGTAGCTTGAGAGTAATCTTTCAAACCCAATATATACTCCTTGGCAAATGCATTACCACCAAAAAGCGCAAACGAACCGGGGGCATTTCTAGCAGCGGTCCACCCCCAGCCCCTATATAAGTTGAACAGGCCTTCGTctctcaaaattttgacaAAACCTCTGCCCTTGAAAGATTCGGGATTAGTCTGTCTCTTGATCTTCAACACGTCCAGCGGCAAAAGAACGATTTCACCAATACCGATCAAAGAaccagcagcagcagaTCTCATTGCCTTACCAGTCTTCTCACCGAATAGATTATCAAAATCCTTTTTGTAATGCTTGTTTAAAAACTCATTAGCAAAAGGCTGGCCACCATACTTATACACTCTTTGTAAGACTTTGTATGATGCAGCGTAACCAAGACCCGGGAACAAAGTAAACAAACGTTTGCCCAAAGGTTCACTGAAATGATCACGAAAAATAACACGGTTCAGTTCATGACTAGAGGATATTTTGGTGTGGTTGGACATCAGTCTTTTGGAGATGGTGTCCACAGGATGGAAGACTGCAATTTCCATTATGCCTGCAGAGGCAGACCCCAAAAGACGAGCTAATCCTGACTGCTTCTTATCAGTATGAGGCATTTCccttttcttgatattttgtAAGATTCTTTATCTGATATATGTCAAAAGATTAACTACTAACCATCAAAAGAGACACACGATTTATATAGTCACCTCTATATATCTATGTTGTCGCATTGTAGAAAATGTGACAGCAAAATGCGAAATGACTCACGAGTTTTGTTTTCTCGAGCTTTATCAAAACTGTGATCgttctttaatttttcattttcttttttttcggaCAGTGGCGGCGGTACTAAATGCCATTGGTCTACCAAGAAACTGTGGCAACGAAGATTAACGGTGGTATATTTAGGACGGATCACGCTTTATATATAGACATATGCCGTAATGGTCTCTGCTGTTTCGTATTTACTTATGAAGTCTTGAAGAATGGTTTGAATCCTTCGAGTTTTGTGCCTCAGGAGATGTTGATGTGTCTAGTGGGACTAGTTCATCTGTCACTAATTTTGGCACATCATCTTCCTTCGCATTCTCTTGACACTTATCTTTTGGATGAAGCTGATCGTTGTCCGTAAGCTGCTGTGAACCAGCGTGTGTATGTTTTGGCGCCTTTGGCAGCGTTTTCAAAGTCAAAGAATTTAGATTAATGATGTGTGGTGGTTGcagttttgaaaagtaaGGTACCCTCGATAAATAATCAGGATTCAGTTTTGGGGAGACTAATActatgttttttttagaaCATGATTGCCCGTCTGGGGCCGCTAATAGAAGCCGTTGGGAAGTGCTGTCAATTTTCTGATGGTAAGAATGCTGGGGTAAGAGCGGAGGAGATCCAGGTGCACTCGTTACAGTGGATATGGGCTGACACGGTTTCTCGTTGCGAAGTTCTTGACACTTATTACCAACTGGAAGCATGTTCAGATGATGTTTGCCTTGAGTTGGTGGCAATCTTTGGACTAATAATTGCACGTAACTCTGCAGTAGTTTGATGGtactattttgtttttctaAATGCAAGTGAGTGGTTCGGTTCTTCTCGTcacatattttcttatgcAATCTTAGTTCTTGCAGCTCCTTTTCCTGAATGGCGAACA includes these proteins:
- the GGC1 gene encoding Ggc1p (Mitochondrial GTP/GDP transporter~similar to YDL198C); the protein is MPHTDKKQSGLARLLGSASAGIMEIAVFHPVDTISKRLMSNHTKISSSHELNRVIFRDHFSEPLGKRLFTLFPGLGYAASYKVLQRVYKYGGQPFANEFLNKHYKKDFDNLFGEKTGKAMRSAAAGSLIGIGEIVLLPLDVLKIKRQTNPESFKGRGFVKILRDEGLFNLYRGWGWTAARNAPGSFALFGGNAFAKEYILGLKDYSQATWSQNFISSIVGACSSLIVSAPLDVIKTRIQNRNFDNPESGLKIVKNTLKNEGITAFFKGLTPKLLTTGPKLVFSFALAQSLIPKFDNLLSK